CTGGATGGAGACGTCGATCATCCGTACCTGGCGATGCACCGAGGACAGCCGGTTGGTCCGGCTGATCCGCAGCAGCGGACCGTCGGTGGCCTGGTGCTGCAGGGCCTCGGTGAGGGCCGACAGGGGGACGGGCTGGGCGTACCGCGATCGGTCCTCGGCATGGAGGATCCCCAGCCCGCTGCCGGGTGCCACGACAGCGGTGGCGTCGTCCCCTGTGCCGTGGATGTCGTAGCCGCGGTAGCCGAGGAAGACGAAGTAGTCGTCGAGCAGCCAGCGCAGGAACGTGGCGACCTCGGTGACCTCGGCGGTGTCGTAACGGGCACCGGCGGTCACCTCGACCTCCATGGCGATGCCGGCGATGCGCTGCTTGATCGGCAGGAAGTCCCGCATGGCGTGCAGCGCGTCGTCGAGGACGTCCCGGAGGTGCTCGGCGATCGTGTTCCGGGACTCCTCGTTGAGCACCGAGTGCAGGTCCATCGCCAGATAGGTCTCGCGCCGCGGTGCGGTCCGGGCCGGCCCCAGCGACTTGAGGTTGCCGTCCCCGTCACGGGCGACGCCGACCACCGGATGCAGCAGGTCGATGGGCGACAGGCCCAGCCGATGCAGCTCCTCGGTGACCGTGGACACCACGAAGGGACCGTCGACGGCGTGCACGTGCACGATCGTCGTGGGCCCGACCGCCTCCACGCGGATCTGGGGCGAGGAGCCGTCCCCGGCCTCGAACGCCGTCAGCGCGTCGAGGATCAGCGATTCGGCCTGGTCGAGGTCCAGCGCAGCCCGTTCGGCAGCGGGAAGCCGGCGATAGGCCGCGTTGGCGAGCTCGACCGCGTGGTCGGCCCGTTCTTCGGACAGCGCGTTGCGAAAGCGTTCGTAGAGGCGATCGAGTCCGTCGGACACAGCGATCCTCCAAGTGGCCGCCACCTCGGCCGTGCAGGGTGTGCGGTGGCCTCGTCGACGTCGTTGGCGACGAGGGTGTTGCCGTGCTGCCTAGTCGGTGCCGCCCACGAGCTCACGGGCCTCGACGACCTTGTCGACGACCATCACCATGCGTCCGCCGGTGGCCAGGTAGGCCTGCTCGATGTTGATCCCGGCGTCGGCGATCTTGCGACAGATCTCGCCCATGGCACCGGGCCGATCGGCGATGTCGACCACCACCACATCACGGGCGGCCCGCACGTCGAGACCGGCGTCCTCGAGGACCGTCAGCGCGTGCTCGGCGTCCGGCACGAGCACGTGCACGACGCCCTTGCCCTGGCCGGTGAACGCGCTGATCCCCTCGATGCTGATGTCCGCCGCACCACACGCCTCGCCGAGACGGGCCATCACACCCGGCTGGTCGTCGGGGATGAGAACGAAGTCCTTGTGCATCGGTTTGCCTCCTGTACGCACCCAACCGTTGTTTTCGGTCGCGACTCGTGCGCGGCCCGAGTCTGGCACAGCGAGGTCCACGACGGAGGCACGAACCACGCCCGATCAGCCGAACGACCGGGTGCACCGGACGACGTCGCGATACCGTCACCGATCACGATCACCCTGATCAGCACACGCTGGAGGAGCTGCACCCATGAAGGTTCTCGTCGGATTCATCACCACGCCAGAAGGTGAGGCAGCCCTGGAAGCGGCGATCGCCGAGGCCAAGCTGCGGTCGGCCACGCTGGTCGTCGTGCACTCGCTGCACGGTGGTGGCCGCGACGAGGACCTCCTGCCGGAGTACACCCGTGCCCTGCACGAGGTCGAGAACCGCCTTCGGGGCGAGGGCGTGGACTTCGAGATCCGTGAGCTGGTGCGTGGCAACTCCCCCGGTGACGACCTGCTCAAGTTCGCCACCGACGAGCACGTCGACCTGATCGTGATCGGCATCCGTCGTCGCTCGCCGGTGGGGAAGCTGGTGCTGGGTTCCAACGCCCAGGACATCCTCCTCGGCGCGGACTGCCCGGTCCTGGCCGTCAAGCCCTGACCGAACGCGCGAAGCGGTCTCCTGTCGGGACGTTTGGAGTCGCGGCAGGTCGGACAGGATGGGCCCGGGCAGCAGGCCGAGACCACTCGTGCCAGCGAAGTGACGTCGCTGGGCGCACGGGGTCAAGGGTTCCGTACTGGCCATGAGTACACCGACCATCGGGCCGTGTGGGGCCGCTGGTTCGTGCACCCGGGGACCGGCATCCTCGGGTCCCTGTCCCGTGAAGGGCCGCACGCCATGCGGTCTGGCCCCACGGGCCCCGGCCCACGTGCCGGAACCCGTCGCCGTACTTCCCCCCAAGTCGGTGGCGCCCCGACCCCCCACCCCCACATCATGCTTCGTCACTTCACGACGTTCCTGCGCGCCATGCTCGCAGCCACGTTGCTGCTGTCCGTGCTGGCGCTTCCCGCCCACGCCGACAGCGTCGTCAGCCGCTCGTTCGGGCCCGACCGCATCTCCACGGCCGTCGAGGCCAGCGAGAACTTCCGGGTTTCGGCCAACGACGCGCTGCTGGCAACCGCCTTCGCCTTCCCCGACGCGCTGACCGCCGGTGCCCTTGCCCATCGCATGAACGCACCGGTCCTGCTGACCGGGCGCGACGCGCTGCCGGGCATCGTTGCCGACGAGCTGGCCCGACTCGGGGTCACGACCGTGTGGATCCTGGGTGGACAGGGGGCGATCTCCGCCGACGTCGAGCAGGCACTCACCGACATGGGCCTGCGGACCCGTCGACTGGCCGGGACCAGCCGTTACGGGACCGCCCGCGAGATCGTCCGTGCGGCCGGCTCCTCTGCCACCGGCGAGGTCGTGCTGGCCCTGGGGGAGCACAACGATCCGGATCGTGCCTGGCCCGACGCCGTCGCCTCCGGCGCACTGGCCGCCACGCCCGACCGGATCCCGACGGTCCTGACGCGCTCCGACGCGCTGCCCGAGGAGACCGAGGAGGCGCTGGAGATCATCGGCGCGACCGACGTGATCATCCTCGGTGACGACAGCGTCATCGATGACGACGTCGAGGCCCACCTCCACATGCTGGGCTACGCGACCCGTCGGGTGACCGGCGACAACCGCTACGAGACCTCCGTGGCCCTCGCCAGCGATGCCCTGGCGAGGTTCGACTCCACCGAGCAGCCCGCCGTCTTCGCCTCGGGTCGTGCCTTCCCCGACGCCCTGTCCGCCGGGTCGCTTGCGGCCAGCCTGGGCGCACCGCTGCTGCTGGTGCCCCCGACCGAGAAGCTGCCCGGCACGAGCGAGCGGTTCCTGCGCGACCACGCCGACCGCTTTTCCATGGGTGTCGTCGTCGGTGGCCCCGCCGCAGCTGACGAGTACGTCCTCGCGCAGCTCGACGCGGCGCTGCAGGGTCAGCCCTCCCCCGCCCAGCCGCGTGAGGAGCAGCCCCCGGCCGAACCTGCTGCGGCCCCCGAGCCCGCTCCTGCCGAGCCCGTGCAGCCGGCAGCCGCCGAGGAGGACAACGAGACCTTCGAGGGCGACGCGTCCTACTACGGTCCCGGCCTCAACGGCAACCAGACCGCCAACGGCGAGACGTTCGACATGTACGGCATGACCGCCGCGCACCGGACCCTGCCGTTCGACACGATCATCCGGGTCACGAACCTCAACAACGGCCGTCAGGTCGACCTGCGGATCAACGACCGTGGTCCCTACGCCGACGACCGTGTCCTCGACGTCTCCTACGGTGCGGCCCAGGAGCTGCAGATGATGGACGACGGTGTCGTACCGGTCCGGGTCGAGGTCCTCTCCTCCCCGTAGGGGCTCGAGCGGCGACGGGCCGTTAGGCTCATCGCTCGATGAGCCACTCCCCCGACGTCCTGTGGACGCCGTCGACCGACCGGATCGACCGCGCCAACCTGACCGCCTTCGCCGCCGACGCTCCCGTGGACCTGCCGCGGGGCGCCGACGGCAGCTTCGACGACCGGGCCCTGTGGCGCTGGTCGGTCGATGACCTGCCCGGCTTCTGGGCCCACGTGTGGCGCTGGTGCGGGGTGGTCGCGAGCGAGCAGCCGACGGCGATCATGGGCGACCCGGCGATGCCGGGCACGACCTGGTTCGAGGGTGCGCGGCTGAACTACGCCGAGAACCTGCTGCGGGGCGATCGCGACCGGCTGGCCGTGATCTCGGCTGCGGAGGGACGCCAGACCCGCCGGTTCACCGTCGGCGACCTGCGGCGCGACGTCGCCCGGGTGCAGGCGTCGCTGGTGGCGATGGGGGTCGGCAGGGGCGACCGGGTCTGCGGCTTCGTACCCAACACCGTGGAGTCGCTGGTGGCGATGCTGGCCACGACCGCCCTGGGGGCCATCTGGTCCTCGACGTCCCCGGACTTCGGCGCGCAGGGCGTGGTCGACCGGTTCGCCCAGATCGAGCCGACCGTGCTCGTCGTCGCCGACGGGTACCGCTACGGCGGCCGCACCCACGGCCTGCAGGAAAAGGTGTCGGACGTGGTCGCCGCCCTGCCCGGCCTGTCCCATCTCGTCGTCATCGACTTCGCCGGCGTCGGGCTGACCGTCGACGGCCCGACGGTGCACGGCTGGGACGACCTGCTGGCCGACGGTCCCGACGAGCCGGACTTCGTGCAGGTGCCGGCCGACCATCCGCTGTTCGTCATGTACTCCTCGGGCACCACCGGGGTGCCCAAGTCGATCGTGCATGGCCACGGCGGCACGCTGGTGAAGCACCTCGTCGAGCACAAGCTGTCCACCGACCTGCACCCGGGCGACGTGCTGTCGTGGTTCACGACCTGCGGCTGGATGATGTGGAACTGGCTGGCCTCGGCGCTGGCCAGCGAGGTCACGATCGTGCTGTACGACGGCAGCCCGACCGAACCCGATGCCGGCGCGCTGTGGCGTCAGGCCGCCGAGTTCGGCGTCACCCACTTCGGCACCAGCCCCAAGTTCCTGTCGGCGTGCGAGAAGCTCGACATGGTCCCCAAGGAGGAAGCCGACCTGTCGGCGCTGCGGGCCATCATGTCCTCGGGTGCCCCGCTGAACCCCGAGCAGTTCGACTGGGTGTACGCCAACGTCGCCGACGACGTGACGCTGGCCTCGATCAGCGGAGGCACCGACATCATCGGCTGCTTCGCCGGCGGGGTCCCGACCAAGCCGGTGCGTCGCGGTGAGCTGCAGGGCCTGGGCCTGGGCATGAAGGTCGAGGCCTGGGACGACCAGGGTCGGCCGCTGCCGCCCGGTGAGAAGGGCGAGCTGGTCTGCACCCTGCCGTTCCCCTCGATGCCGGTCGGCTTCTGGAACGACCCGGACGGCAGCCGCTACCGCGCGGCCTACTTCGCCGAGCACCCCGGCGTGTGGACCCACGGTGACTTCATCGAGCTGCGCCCCGAGGGCGGCGTGGTCATCCACGGCCGATCCGACACGACCCTCAATCCCGGCGGCGTGCGGATCGGGACCGCGGAGATCTACCGGGCGATCGAGCCGATGGCGGAGATCGCCGACGGCATCGTCGTCGGCAGGACCCATGACGGCGATGTCGAGGTGGTCCTCTGCGTCGTCCTGGCCGCCGGGGCGACGCTGGACGAGGAGCTGATCGGCCGCATCCGGAAGACGATCCGGACGACGGCAACCCCGCGGCACGTTCCCGCCCACGTCTTCGCCGTGCCGGCCATCCCGTACACGATCAGCGGCAAGAAGGTGGAGAAGGCGGTTCGTCGGGTCATCGAGGGCGACCGGGTCGACAACACCGACGCGATGACCAACCCCGAGGCCCTGGAGGCGTTTCGGCACCTCTTCGGCTGAGCCTGTCGACGGATCGCCCGAGAAAGTTCCGGCGGACGGGAAGGATTTCGGCGGCGCGCCGAGAACTTGGACAAGAGGGACCTGGTGTCAACCCGACGGTCCCCTGTTCGACCGCCGCCTCGAGGAGCTCCTCTCACCATGACCCGTCGCACCTCCACGGCGATGCTCGCGCTTGTCGCGCTGCTGAGCATCGCCGCCATCAACCCGCTGCAGTACATCGATGCCTGGACCGCCGAGGCTCGCGCCCACGGCCACAAGCTGGCCTACGCCGCCTCCGCGGAGATCCCCACCGAAACCGTGTCCGACATCCCGTGCGTGAACGGCATGGCAGGCGAGTTCGCCTGTGACGGCATCGACCTGCTCTCGTTCATGCCGTCCTCCGCGTTCGGTGGTGCCGTCGGCGATGCCGTGGCCAGTGCCGACGTGCTCGGCTTGATCTCCGGCAACTCCGACGTGTGGGGCTGGACCGACACCCTGGACACCGAGGACACCGTCGACGACCAGGAGTACGCCATCATCGGCCACTCCCAGGGGACGGCGTTCATCCGCGTCACTGACCCCTACAACCCCGTCTACATGGGTTCGGTCCCCAACACCGCCGCCGGCCAGCTGATCTGGCACGACATCAAGGTGATCGACAACTACGCGCTGATCGTCTCGGAATCGGTCCCGCACGGCGTCCAGATCTTCGACATGACCCTCCTGCGGTCCATCCCCGACGCGGTCGTGGCCCCCTCGCCGCTGCCTGTCACCGGCTTCTATCCCCTGAGCGTCGCCCAGCACAACGTGGTGACCAACGACGACACCAACCGGGCCTACATCGTCGGTGGCGGCTCGATCGTCGGCGTCGACCCGGTCTGCGGTGGCGGGCTGGAGATCCTCGACTTCGTGGCGGGCGCGACGCTGACGCCGGCGGGCTGCTACGACACCGAGGGCTATGTCCACGACGCCCAGTGCGTGACCTACGAGGGACCGGACACCGACTACACCGGACGCGAGATCTGCCTGCTCTTCGCCGAGCAGGAGATGTCCATCGTGGACGTCACCGACGCCGCCAACCCGACCCGCATCGGCGCGCCCCTGGAGTACAACCACGCCTACACCCACCAGGGCTGGTTCACTGAGGACTTCCGCTACGTGCTGATGAACGACGAGCTCGACGAGCAGGAGCTCGCCGAGGTCACCCACACCCGCACGCTGGTCGTCGACACCTCCGACCTCGATGCCCCCACGTTCGTCGGTGAGTTCCAGCGCGATGGCTCCGATGGCAACCCGGTCACCGTCTCCATCGACCACAACAACTACACCCACGACGGGATGGCCTTCCAGTCCAACTACGAGTCCGGCCTGCGGGTCATCGACCTGGGTTCCCTGGACCGTGACGAGGACCAGGACGGCAAGGCGGACTGGGACGAGATCGCCTTCTTCGACACCTATCCGGCCGACGACGCCAACCCGGGCACCGAGTTCAACGGCACCTGGTCCAGCTACCCCTACTTCGACTCCGGCACGATCGTGGTGTCCGGCATCGGCGAGGGCATCTTCTTCCTGAAGCTGCAGGACGACGTCGGCCCCGCCGAGTAGCGCCAGCAATCCGATCGACGCCCCCAGCGCCAACCGCCGGGGGCGTCGTTGCGTTCACCGCAGAAGTTCCGCTGATCGGGAGGAATCCGGCAGACGGCCGTCGAACCCGCCCGACATGACCCGTCGAACGTCCTCCGTCCTGATCGCCCTCGTCGCGCTCCTCGGCATCGCCGCCGCCAACCCCATGGCGCTGCTCGAGCAGCTGATGGCCGAGCAACGCGCCCACGTCCACAAGCCCGGCTACGCCGCCACGGCCGAGATCCCCACCGACACGGTGACCGACGTGCCGTGCAAGGACGGCAAGGCGCTGGACTTCGCCTGCGACAACGTCGACCTACTGGCGTTCTGGCCCTCCGCGGACTTCGGCGGGATCCTCTCGATGGACCCGACCGGCCAGGTGTTCTCCGGCAACTCCGACGTGTGGGGCTGGACCGACGCCGACACCGGCACCGAGATCGCCATGATCGGCCACGCCAACGGCACGGCGTTCTTCCGGGTCAACGACGGCACCGACGCCGAGTACCTCGGCAGCGTCGTCAACACCGCCGCCCAGCACGCCATCTGGCACGACATCAAGACCGTCAACGACCACGCGCTGATCGTCTCGGAGTCCGCCCCCAACCACGGCATGCAGGTCGTCGACCTCAGCGCCCTGGTCGACGCACCGGCCGTCCCGGCGGGTACGCCCCTGCTGCCCGACGCGATCTTCACCGGCTCGGGCAGCCAGCACAACGTCGTCACCAACGACGACACCGACTTCGCCTACATCGTCGGTGGCGGGCTGAAGCTGCGGACCCCCATCGGCGGCATCGGCATCGCCTCGGAGTGCGACGGTGGCCTGTTCATGATCGACATGGCCGACCCCCTGAACCCCGTCGACGCCGGCTGCTACGAAGGCGACGAGTACATCCACGACGCCCAGTGCGTCACCTACGCCGGCCCCGACACCCGCTACACCGGCCGCGAGATCTGCGCGACGTTCTCCGAGGACTACATGTCCTTCGTCGACGTGACCGACAAGGCCAACCCGCAGACTGTCGGGCGGCTGGGCTACGACGACACCCAGTACACCCACCAGGGCTGGTTCACCGAGGACTTCCGCTACGTGCTGATGAACGACGAGCTCGACGAGATGCGGGCGAGCAACGTCACCCACACCCGCACGCTCGTGATCGACGCCACCGACCTGACCGCCCCGGTCCTGCACCACACCGCGATGCGTGACGGCACCGACGGCAACCCGGCCACCCCGTCGATCGACCACAACAACTACACCCACGAGGGCCTGGCCTACCAGTCCAACTACACCGCCGGCCTGCGGATCATCGACATGGACGGGCTGGACGCCGCCACGCCAGTGTGGGACGAGGTGGCGTTCTTCGACACCTACCCCGCCGACGATGCGGCCACGTTCAACGGCACCTGGTCCAACTACCCGTACTTCGACTCGGGCGTCATCGTGGTCTCGGGCATCGGCGAGGGGATCTTCTTCCTGAAGCTTGACGATGCCGTGACCTCCACCATCGAATAGCCACACGCATGCAGGGGTAGGGTCCGCAGCGATGAGCTACGACCCCACCGAGAACATCCCAGCAGGTGCTGCCGGCGGCAGCGCCCCCGCCACCGTCGGCCCCGACGGCGCCCCGACCGCAGCCACCCCTGCAGCGGGCCTTGCCGAGGGGCCGGCGCGCCTGACCCCGGCAGAGGTCGACGAGAACCGGGCCGACGACATCGCCTCCGGCAACGGCTGCGTCGTCGCCCTCCGGTTCCGCGACCCGCTGATGGCCCAGGAGGCCCTGCTGGCCGCCATCCGGCTGCGCACCAAGGGTCGCCTCGGCCTGCAGGATGCCGCCATCGTCGCCAAGGAGGCGGGTGGCAAGGTGCGCATCCAGCAGACCAAGGACCTGGACACGATCCAGGGTGCCTCCGGTGGCCTGTGGCTGGGCGTGCTCGCCGGCCTGTTCGTGCCCGGCGGCGTGCTGATCGGGGGCGCGCTCGGTGCTGCCGTGGGTGGGCTGTGGGCCAAGCTGCGGGACATCGGCATCTCCGACAAGCGCATGAAGGAGCTCGGCGACGAGCTGCCCGAGGGCGAGGTCGCCCTGTTCATGCTGGTCGACGATGCCCACCGCTACCACGCGCTGGCCGAGCTCCGCCGCTTCCCGGCGACGCTGTTCTACTCCACGCTCGGCGAGGCCGACCGGGCCAGCGTCACCGAGTCGCTGGCGTCCGGCATCACCGACGAGGGCTACTGACCCTCGTCGTCCCCGCGGGCGGTGGCTCGGCCGTCGTGGCGGGCCGCCAGCATGTCGAGGGACTGGTCGAGCATCCCGCCGAGCTGTCGACGGGCCAGCAGCTTCAGCGCGATGGCCTGCACCGCGCCCCTCGGGCGCTGGCGCGAGGTGATGGTGACGTCGGTCCCGCCGTCGGCAGCGGGTTCGAGGACGACCTCGACGGTGGTGTCGATGGCGACGGCTGGCGCGGGTCGCCCGTCGAGCTCCTCGGCGACGTGACGCCATGCGAACCGAGTCGGCTGCTCGGCGGTCACGATCTCGGTGGTCACCGCCGACCGCTGCGACCCCCAGGACCCCAGCAGGACCCGGGTGCCGGGTGCGGGCTCCTCCACCTCGTCACAGAAGGCGTACCACTCCGCGAACCGCTGCCCGTCGACGAGGTCGGGCCAGATGGCCTCGGGGGTCGCGTCGACGTGGCTGGTCCTGGTGACCTCGCGCATGGGTGTCTCCAGTCCCGCGGTCAGGCGGCGGCGAGCGCGTCGAGGGCCCGCTGGGCCAGCTCGGGCCGGCAGATGATGAGGTCGGGCAGGTACGGGTCGGCCCGGTTGTAGCGGAGGGGGTTGCCGTCCAGGCGCGAGACGTGCAGTCCTGCGGCGAGCGCCACCACAGCCGGGGCGGCGCTGTCCCACTCGTACTGTCCGCCGGCGTGGACATAGGCGTCGGCGACCCCTCGGACGACCGCCATGGCCTTGGCGCCCGCGCTGCCCATCGGCAGCAGCTGCCCGTCGAGGGCTGCGCGAACCCGTTCGGCCTGGGCCGGCGGTCGGGTGCGGCTGACCACGATCCGCGGGGGCCCGTCGACCGCAGCCGGCACCATCGGCGCATCGTCGGTGCCGAGGGTCAGGCCCATCGCGGGCAGCGCCACCGCACCGGCGGTCAGCTCCTTCCCGCGCTCCCAGAGGGCGACGTGGACCGCCCAGTCGTCACGTGGCGGCTCGCCGAACTCGCGGGTCCCGTCGACCGGGTCGATGATCCACACACGGTCCGCCGACAGCCGCACGTCGGTGTCGACGGCCTCCTCGCTCAGCACGGCGTCCTCGGGGAAGCAGTCGCGCAGCTGGGCGGCGATGAAGACCTGCGAGCCGG
The nucleotide sequence above comes from Euzebya pacifica. Encoded proteins:
- a CDS encoding ACT domain-containing protein, with product MHKDFVLIPDDQPGVMARLGEACGAADISIEGISAFTGQGKGVVHVLVPDAEHALTVLEDAGLDVRAARDVVVVDIADRPGAMGEICRKIADAGINIEQAYLATGGRMVMVVDKVVEARELVGGTD
- a CDS encoding universal stress protein, which codes for MKVLVGFITTPEGEAALEAAIAEAKLRSATLVVVHSLHGGGRDEDLLPEYTRALHEVENRLRGEGVDFEIRELVRGNSPGDDLLKFATDEHVDLIVIGIRRRSPVGKLVLGSNAQDILLGADCPVLAVKP
- a CDS encoding septal ring lytic transglycosylase RlpA family protein; protein product: MLRHFTTFLRAMLAATLLLSVLALPAHADSVVSRSFGPDRISTAVEASENFRVSANDALLATAFAFPDALTAGALAHRMNAPVLLTGRDALPGIVADELARLGVTTVWILGGQGAISADVEQALTDMGLRTRRLAGTSRYGTAREIVRAAGSSATGEVVLALGEHNDPDRAWPDAVASGALAATPDRIPTVLTRSDALPEETEEALEIIGATDVIILGDDSVIDDDVEAHLHMLGYATRRVTGDNRYETSVALASDALARFDSTEQPAVFASGRAFPDALSAGSLAASLGAPLLLVPPTEKLPGTSERFLRDHADRFSMGVVVGGPAAADEYVLAQLDAALQGQPSPAQPREEQPPAEPAAAPEPAPAEPVQPAAAEEDNETFEGDASYYGPGLNGNQTANGETFDMYGMTAAHRTLPFDTIIRVTNLNNGRQVDLRINDRGPYADDRVLDVSYGAAQELQMMDDGVVPVRVEVLSSP
- a CDS encoding acetoacetate--CoA ligase produces the protein MSHSPDVLWTPSTDRIDRANLTAFAADAPVDLPRGADGSFDDRALWRWSVDDLPGFWAHVWRWCGVVASEQPTAIMGDPAMPGTTWFEGARLNYAENLLRGDRDRLAVISAAEGRQTRRFTVGDLRRDVARVQASLVAMGVGRGDRVCGFVPNTVESLVAMLATTALGAIWSSTSPDFGAQGVVDRFAQIEPTVLVVADGYRYGGRTHGLQEKVSDVVAALPGLSHLVVIDFAGVGLTVDGPTVHGWDDLLADGPDEPDFVQVPADHPLFVMYSSGTTGVPKSIVHGHGGTLVKHLVEHKLSTDLHPGDVLSWFTTCGWMMWNWLASALASEVTIVLYDGSPTEPDAGALWRQAAEFGVTHFGTSPKFLSACEKLDMVPKEEADLSALRAIMSSGAPLNPEQFDWVYANVADDVTLASISGGTDIIGCFAGGVPTKPVRRGELQGLGLGMKVEAWDDQGRPLPPGEKGELVCTLPFPSMPVGFWNDPDGSRYRAAYFAEHPGVWTHGDFIELRPEGGVVIHGRSDTTLNPGGVRIGTAEIYRAIEPMAEIADGIVVGRTHDGDVEVVLCVVLAAGATLDEELIGRIRKTIRTTATPRHVPAHVFAVPAIPYTISGKKVEKAVRRVIEGDRVDNTDAMTNPEALEAFRHLFG
- a CDS encoding choice-of-anchor B family protein produces the protein MTRRTSTAMLALVALLSIAAINPLQYIDAWTAEARAHGHKLAYAASAEIPTETVSDIPCVNGMAGEFACDGIDLLSFMPSSAFGGAVGDAVASADVLGLISGNSDVWGWTDTLDTEDTVDDQEYAIIGHSQGTAFIRVTDPYNPVYMGSVPNTAAGQLIWHDIKVIDNYALIVSESVPHGVQIFDMTLLRSIPDAVVAPSPLPVTGFYPLSVAQHNVVTNDDTNRAYIVGGGSIVGVDPVCGGGLEILDFVAGATLTPAGCYDTEGYVHDAQCVTYEGPDTDYTGREICLLFAEQEMSIVDVTDAANPTRIGAPLEYNHAYTHQGWFTEDFRYVLMNDELDEQELAEVTHTRTLVVDTSDLDAPTFVGEFQRDGSDGNPVTVSIDHNNYTHDGMAFQSNYESGLRVIDLGSLDRDEDQDGKADWDEIAFFDTYPADDANPGTEFNGTWSSYPYFDSGTIVVSGIGEGIFFLKLQDDVGPAE
- a CDS encoding choice-of-anchor B family protein, with the translated sequence MTRRTSSVLIALVALLGIAAANPMALLEQLMAEQRAHVHKPGYAATAEIPTDTVTDVPCKDGKALDFACDNVDLLAFWPSADFGGILSMDPTGQVFSGNSDVWGWTDADTGTEIAMIGHANGTAFFRVNDGTDAEYLGSVVNTAAQHAIWHDIKTVNDHALIVSESAPNHGMQVVDLSALVDAPAVPAGTPLLPDAIFTGSGSQHNVVTNDDTDFAYIVGGGLKLRTPIGGIGIASECDGGLFMIDMADPLNPVDAGCYEGDEYIHDAQCVTYAGPDTRYTGREICATFSEDYMSFVDVTDKANPQTVGRLGYDDTQYTHQGWFTEDFRYVLMNDELDEMRASNVTHTRTLVIDATDLTAPVLHHTAMRDGTDGNPATPSIDHNNYTHEGLAYQSNYTAGLRIIDMDGLDAATPVWDEVAFFDTYPADDAATFNGTWSNYPYFDSGVIVVSGIGEGIFFLKLDDAVTSTIE
- a CDS encoding DUF1269 domain-containing protein, encoding MSYDPTENIPAGAAGGSAPATVGPDGAPTAATPAAGLAEGPARLTPAEVDENRADDIASGNGCVVALRFRDPLMAQEALLAAIRLRTKGRLGLQDAAIVAKEAGGKVRIQQTKDLDTIQGASGGLWLGVLAGLFVPGGVLIGGALGAAVGGLWAKLRDIGISDKRMKELGDELPEGEVALFMLVDDAHRYHALAELRRFPATLFYSTLGEADRASVTESLASGITDEGY
- a CDS encoding SRPBCC family protein translates to MREVTRTSHVDATPEAIWPDLVDGQRFAEWYAFCDEVEEPAPGTRVLLGSWGSQRSAVTTEIVTAEQPTRFAWRHVAEELDGRPAPAVAIDTTVEVVLEPAADGGTDVTITSRQRPRGAVQAIALKLLARRQLGGMLDQSLDMLAARHDGRATARGDDEGQ
- a CDS encoding 3'(2'),5'-bisphosphate nucleotidase CysQ yields the protein MATPTDHREARRIATEAGELLVRMRDAHPDPVSRRQALKDAGDAGSQVFIAAQLRDCFPEDAVLSEEAVDTDVRLSADRVWIIDPVDGTREFGEPPRDDWAVHVALWERGKELTAGAVALPAMGLTLGTDDAPMVPAAVDGPPRIVVSRTRPPAQAERVRAALDGQLLPMGSAGAKAMAVVRGVADAYVHAGGQYEWDSAAPAVVALAAGLHVSRLDGNPLRYNRADPYLPDLIICRPELAQRALDALAAA